Proteins from a genomic interval of Triplophysa dalaica isolate WHDGS20190420 chromosome 13, ASM1584641v1, whole genome shotgun sequence:
- the si:dkey-86e18.1 gene encoding uncharacterized protein si:dkey-86e18.1 isoform X1, which translates to MARNEEKQLGKLNRLWLQKEKEEGRIKDVQVPRPKLATLNSVEAVKKWIPRITKEIEYYLQQSQLSHYPERKIDEFHQHIEGLQKEYKRYLNKLRFLDPTCKTTPWKPRLYTKRRQEPHNSLNTSKRACHNSLRSLSRSEDFNGDTHPDATEQPTSHATVLPSLSTPITTQASDLPDQDLPLCFDQTRLGVAVASSRVALVGQKQDTGRLTRVLLSGLPNLHSLPLARKTATEKQQPSNAEVPCNKNILCLSCYSSSSEEDVD; encoded by the exons ATGGCGAGAAACGAAGAGAAGCAGCTTGGAAAATTGAATCGCTTGTGGctacagaaagagaaagaag AAGGTCGTATTAAAGATGTCCAAGTGCCAAGGCCAAAACTT GCGACGTTAAATTCAGTGGAAGCCGTGAAGAAATGGATTCCGAGAATTACGAAGGAGATAGAATACTATCTGCAG CAGTCTCAGTTGTCTCACTACCCAGAGAGAAAAATAGATGAGTTCCATCAACACATTGAGGGTCTGCAGAAGGAATACAAACGCTATTTGAACAAACTGCGCTTCCTGGACCCCACCTGCAAAACCACACCCTGGAAACCTCGATTATACACCAAAAGGAGACAGGAGCCACACAACAGTCTAAACACCA GCAAAAGAGCTTGCCACAATAGCCTAAGAAGCCTCAGCAGATCAGAAGATTTTAATGGAGACACCCACCCAGACGCCACTGAACAGCCAACATCTCATGCTACTGTACTACCCTCCTTATCAACTCCCATTACCACACAAGCTTCAGATCTTCCAGACCAGGACCTCCCACTGTGCTTTGATCAGACCCGGCTAGGGGTGGCGGTGGCTAGTTCACGGGTGGCTCTTGTAGGACAGAAACAAGACACTGGTAGACTGACACGTGTGCTGCTCTCCGGCCTGCCCAATCTTCACAGCCTCCCACTGGCACGGAAAACAGCTACAGAAAAACAACAGCCTTCCAATGCTGAAGTACcctgcaataaaaacatactttgcCTCAGCTGCTACTCGTCCTCCTCAGAAGAGGACGTCGACtga
- the si:dkey-86e18.1 gene encoding uncharacterized protein si:dkey-86e18.1 isoform X2, whose translation MARNEEKQLGKLNRLWLQKEKEEGRIKDVQVPRPKLATLNSVEAVKKWIPRITKEIEYYLQSQLSHYPERKIDEFHQHIEGLQKEYKRYLNKLRFLDPTCKTTPWKPRLYTKRRQEPHNSLNTSKRACHNSLRSLSRSEDFNGDTHPDATEQPTSHATVLPSLSTPITTQASDLPDQDLPLCFDQTRLGVAVASSRVALVGQKQDTGRLTRVLLSGLPNLHSLPLARKTATEKQQPSNAEVPCNKNILCLSCYSSSSEEDVD comes from the exons ATGGCGAGAAACGAAGAGAAGCAGCTTGGAAAATTGAATCGCTTGTGGctacagaaagagaaagaag AAGGTCGTATTAAAGATGTCCAAGTGCCAAGGCCAAAACTT GCGACGTTAAATTCAGTGGAAGCCGTGAAGAAATGGATTCCGAGAATTACGAAGGAGATAGAATACTATCTGCAG TCTCAGTTGTCTCACTACCCAGAGAGAAAAATAGATGAGTTCCATCAACACATTGAGGGTCTGCAGAAGGAATACAAACGCTATTTGAACAAACTGCGCTTCCTGGACCCCACCTGCAAAACCACACCCTGGAAACCTCGATTATACACCAAAAGGAGACAGGAGCCACACAACAGTCTAAACACCA GCAAAAGAGCTTGCCACAATAGCCTAAGAAGCCTCAGCAGATCAGAAGATTTTAATGGAGACACCCACCCAGACGCCACTGAACAGCCAACATCTCATGCTACTGTACTACCCTCCTTATCAACTCCCATTACCACACAAGCTTCAGATCTTCCAGACCAGGACCTCCCACTGTGCTTTGATCAGACCCGGCTAGGGGTGGCGGTGGCTAGTTCACGGGTGGCTCTTGTAGGACAGAAACAAGACACTGGTAGACTGACACGTGTGCTGCTCTCCGGCCTGCCCAATCTTCACAGCCTCCCACTGGCACGGAAAACAGCTACAGAAAAACAACAGCCTTCCAATGCTGAAGTACcctgcaataaaaacatactttgcCTCAGCTGCTACTCGTCCTCCTCAGAAGAGGACGTCGACtga